Proteins encoded within one genomic window of Persephonella hydrogeniphila:
- a CDS encoding LapA family protein, whose amino-acid sequence MWSKIKLILWLIILLCVAYFVSMNTSPNVSVNILPNLKTPEIPLALVIIVSIIIGAVMIILFAITDWIAYRIDKLKLQRNIKSLEKELDKCRKEIHQKEEQIKKLEGEIEILKNEQKISVKEEGENGTL is encoded by the coding sequence ATGTGGAGTAAAATAAAACTTATTTTATGGCTTATTATACTGCTGTGTGTGGCTTATTTTGTATCTATGAATACATCTCCTAATGTTTCAGTAAATATACTTCCAAACCTAAAAACCCCAGAAATTCCCCTCGCTCTTGTCATTATTGTAAGTATAATAATTGGAGCTGTGATGATTATTCTTTTCGCTATAACAGACTGGATAGCGTACAGAATAGATAAACTTAAACTCCAGAGGAATATAAAAAGTCTGGAAAAAGAACTCGACAAATGCAGAAAAGAAATCCATCAAAAGGAAGAACAGATTAAAAAGTTAGAAGGAGAGATAGAAATACTGAAAAATGAGCAAAAAATCTCTGTAAAAGAGGAGGGAGAAAATGGGACTCTATGA
- a CDS encoding HIT family protein: MERLYSPWRSQYIETYDKMEDCFLCAAAKNKDEDEKRLVVYRGENAFIIMNLYPYNAGHLMVAPYQHIGDFIQVEDEVLCEISRLTKLGIKALRKALKPDGFNLGYNLGRVAGAGLESHLHNHIVPRWNGDTNFMPVIGEVKVISQDLKELYYKIKEAIENVE; this comes from the coding sequence ATGGAAAGGCTTTACTCTCCGTGGAGAAGTCAGTATATAGAAACGTATGACAAGATGGAAGACTGTTTTCTATGTGCCGCTGCAAAAAACAAAGATGAAGATGAAAAAAGGCTAGTTGTTTACAGGGGAGAAAATGCATTTATCATAATGAATCTGTACCCTTACAATGCCGGGCATCTAATGGTTGCTCCTTACCAGCATATAGGAGATTTTATACAGGTTGAAGATGAGGTCTTGTGTGAGATCTCCAGACTAACAAAATTAGGAATAAAAGCCCTGAGAAAAGCTTTAAAACCAGATGGTTTTAATCTGGGATATAACCTTGGTAGAGTTGCAGGTGCCGGTCTTGAGTCACATCTTCATAATCATATAGTTCCAAGATGGAACGGGGATACCAATTTTATGCCTGTTATAGGAGAAGTAAAAGTAATATCACAGGATTTAAAAGAGCTTTACTACAAGATAAAAGAGGCGATAGAAAATGTGGAGTAA
- the holA gene encoding DNA polymerase III subunit delta, translated as MAEKSIIQLIKNFDIQTLKPVVFVYGNEEFLKKQLVDKLKEKEDIHLFWGDETSYNQIKELFSNPSLFSEGNTAVLLDFESFYQRQTKEDQKEFIKLIESVHIPDRFFIISKKEKIPVKEPYKTFKNIADKVVSQRLTPKAFMVSIKKKIEKSGKEIDDDTLKYLSSMLSNDLWYAKQEIEKLLTYLNDKRKVTKEDIDRVVTPKISENVFVFLDKFFAGEAEAVRLLKELTETTHHPFEIQSLLLNQINRLLLFRTLIEKGKSVDFAFEKMHIKHPAVKGSIQKQASRLSKDELIQLIKELYVLEKKQKVQYEDIYKSLEQFVIKRVIK; from the coding sequence ATGGCAGAGAAAAGCATAATTCAGCTTATTAAGAATTTTGATATTCAAACCTTAAAACCTGTTGTTTTTGTTTACGGAAATGAAGAGTTTTTGAAAAAGCAGCTTGTTGATAAACTGAAAGAAAAAGAAGACATTCATCTGTTCTGGGGAGATGAAACATCTTATAACCAGATAAAAGAACTTTTTTCTAATCCTTCTCTTTTTTCTGAGGGGAATACAGCAGTTTTACTGGATTTTGAAAGTTTTTACCAGAGGCAGACAAAGGAAGACCAAAAAGAGTTTATCAAACTTATAGAAAGTGTACATATTCCAGACAGATTTTTTATTATCAGTAAGAAAGAGAAAATCCCTGTAAAAGAGCCGTATAAAACTTTTAAAAATATCGCCGATAAAGTGGTTTCCCAGAGATTGACGCCTAAGGCTTTTATGGTTTCTATTAAGAAAAAAATTGAAAAATCAGGAAAGGAGATAGATGATGACACTCTAAAATATCTGTCATCTATGCTGAGCAATGACCTGTGGTATGCAAAACAGGAAATAGAAAAACTCCTTACATACCTTAATGATAAAAGAAAAGTAACAAAGGAAGATATAGACAGAGTTGTAACACCTAAAATTTCTGAAAATGTATTTGTTTTCCTTGATAAATTTTTTGCTGGGGAGGCAGAGGCTGTTAGACTGTTAAAAGAGCTTACAGAAACAACTCACCATCCATTTGAGATCCAGTCTCTGCTTCTTAATCAGATTAACAGACTTTTGCTTTTTAGAACATTAATAGAAAAAGGAAAATCTGTAGATTTTGCTTTTGAAAAAATGCATATAAAACATCCTGCTGTTAAAGGAAGTATACAAAAACAGGCATCAAGGCTGAGCAAAGATGAGTTAATACAGCTTATAAAAGAGTTATACGTATTAGAAAAAAAACAGAAGGTGCAGTACGAAGATATATACAAATCCTTAGAGCAGTTTGTAATAAAAAGGGTTATAAAATGA
- a CDS encoding AI-2E family transporter produces the protein MSSSEQIGNIFFFGFLSFFLFLGYLLFEPFLKVITLSILITIIFYPVYVRILSRLKSKIIASLLMTALIFMFIIIPSIILVAFLINQIITLYPLIIEKISKYKDLDILIKETPVISKIYSILENTLNSLNIRVDISDAVRGLINEIVSFVIQQGKGIFVDITLLIIGIVIMLVTIFFLFKDGQSLYNRVYSIIPLSEKDKSFLISKSYRAIQGVVLGSVLTAIAQGILSFIGYFAIGLEMSYFWAFITFVAAFIPVGGASLIWVPIAIYTLLSKGFITAFLFALYGTFVISTIDNIIKPVVIGDKTDIHPMILVFAIIGGLNMFGFLGVFLAPIIMVMIDNMLLLFREKYVTKT, from the coding sequence TTGAGCTCTTCAGAACAGATAGGAAACATCTTTTTCTTTGGTTTCCTGTCTTTTTTCCTTTTTTTGGGATATCTTCTTTTTGAACCTTTTTTAAAAGTTATAACACTATCAATTTTGATTACAATTATATTTTATCCTGTTTATGTACGTATACTTTCCCGACTAAAAAGTAAAATCATAGCATCACTTTTAATGACTGCCCTTATTTTTATGTTTATTATAATTCCTTCTATAATACTTGTAGCTTTCCTGATTAATCAGATAATAACTCTCTACCCTTTAATCATAGAAAAAATATCAAAGTACAAAGATTTAGACATACTGATAAAGGAAACCCCTGTCATCTCAAAAATATACTCCATCCTTGAAAACACATTAAACTCATTGAATATAAGGGTGGATATCAGCGATGCTGTAAGAGGATTGATTAACGAGATTGTTTCTTTTGTTATACAGCAGGGAAAAGGAATATTCGTTGATATAACACTGCTTATAATAGGGATCGTTATAATGCTGGTAACTATATTTTTTCTCTTTAAAGACGGTCAATCTCTTTACAACAGAGTCTACAGCATAATTCCACTATCTGAAAAAGACAAATCTTTCCTTATATCAAAAAGCTACAGGGCTATACAGGGAGTGGTTTTAGGATCTGTTCTGACAGCTATAGCACAGGGGATACTATCTTTCATAGGTTATTTTGCTATAGGATTGGAAATGAGTTATTTCTGGGCATTCATAACATTTGTTGCTGCGTTTATACCGGTAGGAGGAGCCTCATTGATATGGGTTCCTATAGCGATATACACCCTCCTGTCAAAAGGATTTATAACAGCTTTTCTTTTTGCACTTTATGGTACTTTTGTAATCAGCACAATAGACAACATCATAAAACCGGTCGTCATTGGGGATAAAACAGATATCCACCCTATGATTCTTGTTTTTGCAATTATCGGAGGACTGAATATGTTTGGCTTTTTAGGAGTATTCCTTGCTCCTATCATAATGGTTATGATAGATAATATGCTCCTTCTTTTCAGAGAAAAATATGTAACAAAAACTTAA
- a CDS encoding RsmD family RNA methyltransferase — translation MNELRPTSSKVRQALFNILYDITGSRFLDLFAGTGEIGITALKKGADFVIFVEKDKKRAEKIKRNASKYSKNFKVVSTDALKFLKSYKGEHFDIIFADPPYNYRYYDKLIDMALKKLREGGVFILEHRTDKSFGAEEERRYGDTVLSFWRK, via the coding sequence ATGAATGAACTTAGACCAACATCCTCAAAGGTAAGACAGGCTTTATTTAATATTCTTTACGATATTACAGGTAGTAGATTTTTAGATCTATTTGCAGGAACAGGAGAGATAGGAATCACAGCATTGAAAAAGGGAGCAGATTTTGTGATTTTTGTTGAAAAGGATAAAAAAAGAGCTGAAAAAATCAAAAGAAATGCATCAAAATACTCAAAAAATTTCAAAGTTGTTTCAACAGATGCCCTTAAATTTTTGAAAAGTTATAAAGGGGAACATTTTGATATCATTTTTGCAGATCCTCCTTACAATTACAGATATTATGATAAATTAATAGATATGGCTCTGAAAAAACTGAGAGAAGGTGGAGTTTTTATATTAGAGCACAGAACAGATAAATCTTTTGGTGCTGAGGAGGAGAGGAGATACGGGGATACAGTACTATCTTTCTGGAGAAAATAG
- a CDS encoding 2-amino-3,7-dideoxy-D-threo-hept-6-ulosonate synthase translates to MGIGKKVRLERIMNRDTGKTVIVPMDHGVSSGPMKGIINIKDTVEKIAEGGANAIILHKGIVEQGHRGKGKDVGLIIHMSASTDLSLRKNDKVLVCTVEEAIKLGADGVSIHVNIGAEDEKQMLKDFGTVSKACLEWQMPLVAMLYYRGPEVKNPFDPDAIAHIARIGAELGADIVKVPYTGSPDTFRKVVEGCPVPVVIAGGPKVSSDRELLQMIYDAVVVAGCAGLSVGRNIFQHDDVAKITYVLSKIVHEGITVDEAMKILQQ, encoded by the coding sequence TTGGGAATCGGAAAGAAGGTCAGATTAGAAAGAATAATGAACAGGGATACAGGAAAGACAGTCATCGTTCCGATGGATCACGGTGTGAGCTCAGGACCTATGAAAGGTATTATTAATATAAAAGATACAGTAGAAAAAATAGCAGAAGGGGGGGCAAATGCAATAATACTCCACAAAGGAATAGTTGAACAGGGGCACAGGGGAAAAGGTAAAGATGTCGGGTTAATTATCCATATGTCAGCATCAACAGACCTTTCTTTAAGAAAAAATGACAAAGTACTGGTATGCACTGTCGAAGAGGCTATAAAGCTCGGAGCTGATGGTGTATCCATCCACGTTAATATCGGTGCAGAGGATGAAAAACAGATGCTTAAAGATTTTGGTACAGTATCAAAGGCATGTTTAGAATGGCAGATGCCCCTTGTAGCCATGCTTTACTACAGAGGTCCAGAAGTGAAAAATCCATTCGACCCGGATGCCATAGCACACATAGCGAGAATAGGGGCTGAACTTGGGGCAGATATAGTAAAAGTTCCATATACAGGAAGTCCAGATACGTTCAGAAAAGTAGTTGAAGGATGTCCTGTTCCTGTAGTTATTGCAGGAGGTCCAAAGGTAAGTTCAGATAGAGAACTTTTACAGATGATATACGATGCTGTCGTTGTTGCTGGATGTGCAGGTCTTTCTGTAGGAAGAAATATATTCCAGCATGATGATGTTGCAAAAATAACCTACGTTCTTTCAAAGATAGTACACGAAGGTATTACAGTTGATGAAGCTATGAAAATACTGCAGCAGTAA
- a CDS encoding NAD(P)/FAD-dependent oxidoreductase: MKTVIVIGGGYAGLSFIRKFSRYNTDARVYLIDQNPYQYLQPEVYKFIANEYLISDIIIDLPTVAEGLGKSVYFFKDKITDVDFDKNKVYGERFDLEYDFLVIATGSRTFFPPIEGLREFAAGVKTLDRSLDFKQKFEKKIFQKIKEEDQCYITRENQFNIVVGGAGLAGVEIAAEMAAYSRKFFEKIGFLCNGLNITIIEAADRILPGMDSFVYETATKRLKDLGVNIITGKKIVKVDSENVYLEDGDFIKQDFFIWTGGIVASSLLPKLGIKLNKKNQAVVDRFFRPEGLKNVFVIGDSAEVKDLRTGIILPPMAQIAIQTGEITAEHIKNIIENRPLIEKSPYMKGMVSALGGRYGVGMIGNKIKFKGYPAYIFKEAVFKQYKIPLKIISKRGYRHLIHQT; the protein is encoded by the coding sequence ATGAAAACAGTAATAGTAATTGGGGGAGGATACGCAGGGTTATCATTTATAAGAAAGTTTTCCCGTTATAACACAGATGCACGGGTTTACCTTATAGACCAGAATCCCTACCAGTACCTCCAGCCTGAAGTGTACAAATTTATAGCCAATGAGTATCTTATATCAGACATAATAATAGATCTCCCAACAGTCGCGGAAGGTCTTGGAAAATCTGTATACTTTTTCAAAGACAAAATTACAGATGTTGATTTTGACAAGAATAAAGTTTACGGAGAAAGATTTGATTTAGAGTATGATTTTCTTGTAATAGCCACAGGAAGTAGAACATTCTTTCCACCTATAGAGGGATTAAGAGAGTTTGCTGCAGGTGTAAAAACCCTCGACAGAAGCCTCGACTTTAAACAGAAGTTTGAGAAAAAAATATTCCAGAAAATTAAAGAAGAAGATCAGTGCTATATCACCAGAGAAAATCAGTTTAATATTGTAGTAGGTGGAGCTGGCCTTGCAGGAGTAGAGATAGCAGCTGAGATGGCTGCTTACTCAAGAAAGTTTTTTGAGAAAATCGGATTTTTGTGTAATGGACTTAACATAACAATAATAGAGGCTGCAGACAGAATACTACCGGGAATGGACAGTTTCGTATACGAAACAGCCACAAAAAGATTAAAAGATCTTGGGGTTAACATAATAACAGGAAAAAAAATTGTAAAAGTAGACAGTGAAAATGTTTATTTAGAAGATGGAGACTTTATAAAACAGGATTTCTTTATATGGACTGGAGGTATTGTAGCAAGCTCTCTATTACCAAAATTAGGAATAAAACTGAACAAAAAAAATCAGGCTGTAGTAGACAGATTCTTCAGACCGGAAGGTCTAAAAAATGTTTTTGTTATAGGAGACAGTGCAGAGGTAAAAGACCTCCGTACAGGGATAATCCTGCCTCCTATGGCACAGATCGCGATTCAGACAGGAGAAATCACAGCAGAGCATATAAAAAACATCATAGAAAATAGACCTCTAATCGAAAAGAGCCCTTACATGAAAGGTATGGTCTCTGCTCTTGGAGGGAGATACGGCGTAGGTATGATAGGCAACAAAATAAAATTTAAAGGATACCCTGCTTATATATTTAAAGAAGCAGTTTTTAAACAGTACAAAATTCCATTAAAGATAATATCAAAGAGAGGATACAGACATCTTATTCATCAGACATAA
- a CDS encoding C40 family peptidase encodes MRLIILFIGILFSVSAFSKDIKIFENDYYNSLKFKYEKKRYMAVMVDDGIPAPDIQRSIVDFAIGLLGIQYRFGGETIWGMDCSAFVQKVYAMAGIYLPRTARYQAEYGMYVSREDLKPGDLLFFRTYARFPSHVGIYVGEGKMIHASSAGKRIMISDIDKDYYLRRFLFAKRLFLYDPEEMISGEK; translated from the coding sequence ATGAGATTAATAATCCTTTTTATAGGAATTTTATTTAGCGTATCGGCTTTCAGTAAAGATATAAAAATATTTGAAAATGATTACTACAACAGTTTGAAGTTCAAATATGAGAAAAAAAGATATATGGCAGTAATGGTCGACGACGGAATTCCAGCTCCTGACATCCAGAGAAGTATCGTTGACTTTGCCATAGGACTTTTAGGTATTCAGTACCGGTTTGGAGGAGAAACTATATGGGGAATGGACTGTTCGGCGTTTGTGCAGAAAGTGTATGCCATGGCAGGTATTTATCTTCCAAGAACAGCGAGATATCAGGCTGAATACGGAATGTATGTAAGCAGGGAAGATCTAAAGCCGGGAGATCTTTTATTTTTCCGAACATACGCAAGATTTCCTTCCCACGTAGGTATATATGTAGGAGAAGGTAAGATGATACATGCATCATCTGCAGGAAAAAGAATAATGATCAGTGATATAGATAAAGATTACTATCTGAGAAGATTCCTTTTTGCAAAAAGATTATTTTTATATGATCCTGAGGAGATGATAAGTGGAGAAAAGTAG
- the coaD gene encoding pantetheine-phosphate adenylyltransferase: MITKICVYPGTFDPVHYGHIDIVKRALNIFDYVVVAVAKNPRKKPLFTVEERVEMFRESVKDFGSERVIIEPFDGLLVNFMKKYNTKIIVRGVRLFTDFEYELQIAMTNYNLDKVETLFLMPSQELIHISSSIVKDVASHHGDLSKMVHPYVEKKLEERFI; encoded by the coding sequence ATGATAACAAAGATATGTGTTTACCCCGGTACGTTCGATCCGGTTCATTACGGCCATATAGATATAGTCAAAAGAGCTCTTAATATATTTGATTATGTGGTTGTTGCTGTGGCGAAAAACCCGAGGAAAAAACCTCTTTTTACTGTAGAGGAAAGGGTAGAGATGTTCAGGGAATCTGTAAAAGATTTTGGCTCTGAAAGGGTAATAATAGAGCCCTTTGACGGCCTTCTTGTTAACTTTATGAAAAAGTACAACACAAAGATAATAGTGAGGGGAGTTAGACTTTTTACGGATTTTGAGTATGAACTGCAGATTGCGATGACAAACTACAATTTAGATAAAGTCGAAACATTATTCCTTATGCCCTCTCAGGAACTAATACATATAAGTTCTTCTATAGTTAAAGATGTGGCTTCCCACCATGGAGACCTTTCTAAAATGGTTCACCCCTATGTAGAGAAAAAGCTTGAGGAGAGATTTATATAA
- the hslV gene encoding ATP-dependent protease subunit HslV, protein MEKSRSTTILVIRKNGKTVIAGDGQVTLGSSVMKATAKKIRKLQDGKVVVGFAGSAADGLALMERLEEKLNKYRGNLLKAAVELAKDWRTDKFLRRLEAVLIAADKENMFLISGNGDVIEPDEPVLATGSGGDFARSAALALYRNTDLSAREIVEEAMKIASQICIYTNDNFTIEEL, encoded by the coding sequence GTGGAGAAAAGTAGAAGTACAACAATACTTGTAATCAGGAAAAATGGTAAAACAGTTATAGCTGGAGACGGTCAGGTTACACTAGGAAGCTCTGTTATGAAAGCAACAGCAAAAAAAATAAGAAAACTACAGGACGGTAAAGTAGTTGTAGGATTTGCCGGCTCAGCAGCAGATGGACTTGCTCTTATGGAAAGATTAGAAGAGAAACTGAACAAATACAGGGGAAATCTCTTAAAAGCTGCTGTAGAACTTGCAAAAGATTGGAGAACAGATAAATTTCTCAGAAGATTAGAAGCTGTCTTAATTGCAGCAGATAAAGAAAATATGTTTCTTATCTCCGGAAATGGTGATGTGATAGAGCCTGATGAACCTGTGCTGGCAACAGGTTCTGGTGGAGACTTTGCAAGATCAGCAGCACTTGCCCTCTACAGAAACACAGACCTTTCAGCAAGGGAGATTGTTGAAGAAGCTATGAAGATCGCTTCACAGATATGTATTTACACAAATGACAACTTTACCATAGAAGAATTGTGA